In Chrysiogenia bacterium, the sequence CTTTCTTGGTCGGGCCCGTGCCCAGCGTGCCGTCGGTGCAGGCGCGCCGCGTGGCCTCCAGCAGGCTGATGCGCTGCTGCGCGGCCGAGTCCTGCAGTTTTTCCACGGTGCCGGGGCCGATGCCGCGCGTGGGCGTGTTGATGATGCGCAGCAGGGCGACGTCATCGACCGGGTTGATCAGGAGGCGCAGGTAGCACAGCGCGTCTTTTACTTCCTTGCGGTCGTAGAATTTCTGCCCGCCCAGAATGTTGTAGGGGATGCGGTGCTTGAGCAGCTCTTCTTCGAGCACGCGGCTTTGCGCGTTGGTGCGGTAGAAGATCGCCACGTCGCGCCAGCCCTTGCCCTCAGTGTGGACGCGGTCGCGCGCGCTCTTGACGATAAAGCGCGCCTCAGCGTGTTCGTCCTCGGCATGGTGGTGGGTGACCAGCGCGCCGCCCTCGATCGCGCTCCAGAGCTGTTTGCCCTTGCGCGCGGTGTTGTGGGAAATGACCGCGTTGGCGACTTTGAGAATGTTCTGGGTGGAGCGGTAGTTCTGCTCGAGCTTGATGACCTTGGTGCCGGGGTAATCGCGCTCGAAGTTGAAGATGTTCGTGATGTCGGCGCCGCGCCACTTGTAGATGCTCTGGTCATCATCACCCACGACGCACACGTTCTGGTGCTCGCGGGTGAGCTGCTGGATGAGCTTGTACTGGACCTTGTTGGTGTCCTGATACTCGTCCACCAGCACGTACTCGAACTGCCGGGCATACTGGGCGCGCACTTCGTCGTGCTGCTCGAAAAGCCTGGTTGTCTGCACGAGCAGGTCGCCGAAGTCGAGGGCGTTCATCTGCTTGAGGCGTTCCTGGTAGCGCTTGTAGATCTGACGGAGGCGTTCCTCGCCGAATCCGAAGTCCATCTCCCACTCGTCGTCGGGCAGGTAACCCTGGTTCTTAAGCTGGTCGAACTTGCCGGCGACCATGCGCGGGTCGACGACCTTCTCCGAGAGGTCGAGCT encodes:
- a CDS encoding UvrD-helicase domain-containing protein; its protein translation is MSGLSFEQGLNPEQAEAVRSTEGPLLILAGAGSGKTRVITFRIAHLIQDLGVDPWAIYAVTFTNKAAEQMRARLDSLLGGMGYGGLWISTFHSSCVRILRNEIHHLGYEPHFVIYDDKEQKQLIKEVLKELDLSEKVVDPRMVAGKFDQLKNQGYLPDDEWEMDFGFGEERLRQIYKRYQERLKQMNALDFGDLLVQTTRLFEQHDEVRAQYARQFEYVLVDEYQDTNKVQYKLIQQLTREHQNVCVVGDDDQSIYKWRGADITNIFNFERDYPGTKVIKLEQNYRSTQNILKVANAVISHNTARKGKQLWSAIEGGALVTHHHAEDEHAEARFIVKSARDRVHTEGKGWRDVAIFYRTNAQSRVLEEELLKHRIPYNILGGQKFYDRKEVKDALCYLRLLINPVDDVALLRIINTPTRGIGPGTVEKLQDSAAQQRISLLEATRRACTDGTLGTGPTKK